In Rattus norvegicus strain BN/NHsdMcwi chromosome 3, GRCr8, whole genome shotgun sequence, a genomic segment contains:
- the Rpl29-ps11 gene encoding large ribosomal subunit protein eL29-like, which translates to MAKSKKHTTHNQSCKWHRNGNKKPRSQRYESLKGVDPKFLRNMRFAKKHNKKGLRKMQSNNAKAVSARAEATMALVKPQAIKPKMPKGSSRKLSRLAFTAHPKLGKRI; encoded by the coding sequence ATGGCCAAGTCCAAgaagcacaccacacacaaccagtcctgcaaatggcacagaaatggcaaCAAGAAACCCCGGTCACAAAGATACGAATCTCTTAAGGGGGTTGaccccaagtttctgaggaacatgcgctttgccaagaagcacaacaaGAAAGGCCTGAGGAAGATGCAGTCCAACAATGCCAAGGCAGTGAGTGCACGAGCAGAGGCCACCATGGCCCTCGTGAAGCCTCAGGCCAtcaagcccaagatgccaaagggcTCCAGCCGCAAACTCAGCCGTCTGGCTTTCACCGCTCACCCCAAGCTTGGGAAGAGGATTTga